TCTCCGTGAGCAACCTGTTGGTCGGCCTGCTAGAAAGCCTTCAGTATCAAGCCACGCGAGGGCGCATCCCTGAACTCCGGGAGCGGGTCTACCACGTGCTCCGGAGTTGCCAGGTTGAGATGATCATCTTCGACGAAGCCCAACGGGTAACCGCTCAAGCGATGTCTGAAATTAGAGACATATCCGACCTCTTAGAGATTGCCGTCGTGCTAGTGGGCACCGATCGGCTCAACGCCGTCATTCAACGTGATGAACAAGTCCTCTATCGATTTCTATCGGCCTATCGCTTTTCTCGACTCAGCAGTGAAGAACTTCAGGAGATGACCGCCCTCTGGGAAGAGCATGTGCTGCAATTACCCAAACCCTCCAACCTGGCCAACCCGAAAGCCCAGAGCCTGCTGCTCCAGGCCAGCCGAGGCTATATTGGCGTCCTGAATCAAATCCTCTGTGAAGCCGCCATTCGGGCCTTGCAACGCGGTCAGCCACGCATTGAGTTGCCCTTACTGCGACAAGTGGTCAAAGAATGTTCACTGGCG
Above is a genomic segment from Nodosilinea sp. E11 containing:
- a CDS encoding TniB family NTP-binding protein → MSPSPAADPNPAIADVNERIRDLGRRRVLELPQMLEFHTWLDGKRLARQSCRVIGESRTGKTVSCDTYHLKSKVTQRPGEAPLIPVMYWHCRENLSVSNLLVGLLESLQYQATRGRIPELRERVYHVLRSCQVEMIIFDEAQRVTAQAMSEIRDISDLLEIAVVLVGTDRLNAVIQRDEQVLYRFLSAYRFSRLSSEELQEMTALWEEHVLQLPKPSNLANPKAQSLLLQASRGYIGVLNQILCEAAIRALQRGQPRIELPLLRQVVKECSLAIK